The Agelaius phoeniceus isolate bAgePho1 chromosome 26, bAgePho1.hap1, whole genome shotgun sequence genome has a window encoding:
- the LOC129131023 gene encoding olfactory receptor 10A5-like isoform X2, translating into MEPAEEQDAGNHTLLSEFILSGLSSHPELQHLLFFTICFIYSMTLIGNLLICMATAHPTLHTPMYFFLRVLSFLDISTASVVVPKMLVNILSEDRSISYLGCVTQLYCVVSLASTEWYLLAAMAYDRYVAVCRPLRYPAIMSTRACLSMVLLSCCSGQVVSVLQTAWVFSLSFCGPRRINYFFCDIPPLVLLACADTSRYERQLISATVLVIFTPFCLILLSYTCIISSILRISSAESRHKTFSTCSSHLTVVTLYCASGTLIYLQPKSSNSQEAKKVLALIYTTVIPTLNPLIYSLRNKEVKEVLIRGMAVLMKK; encoded by the coding sequence ATGGAGCCAGCAGAGGAACAAGATGCAGGAAACCACACCCTGCTGAGTGAATTCATCCTCTCTGGGTTGTCCAGCCACCCAGAACTCCAGCACCTGCTGTTCTTCACAATCTGCTTCATTTACAGCATGACCCTCATCGGGAACCTCCTCATCTGCATGGCCACAGCTCACCCCACCCTCCACACGCCCATGTACTTCTTCCTCCGCGTCCTGTCCTTCCTGGATATTTCCACAGCCTCAGTGGTCGTCCCCAAGATGCTGGTAAACATCCTGTCAGAGGACAGGAGCATCTCCTACCTGGGCTGTGTCACACAGCTCTACTGTGTGGTTTCCTTGGCGTCCACTGAGTGGTACCTGCTGGCAGCCATGGCCTACGATCGCTACGTGGCCGTGTGCCGCCCGCTGAGGTACCCGGCCATCATGAGCACCAGGGCTTGCCTCTCCAtggtgctgctctcctgctgcagtggccaggTGGTGTCGGTGCTGCAGACAGCCTGGGTGTTCAGCCTGTCCTTCTGTGGGCCCAGGAGGATCAACTACTTCTTCTGTGACATCCCGCCGCTGGTGCTGCTCGCCTGCGCGGACACGTCGCGCTACGAGCGGCAGCTGATCTCAGCCACGGTGCTCGTcatcttcacgcccttctgccTCATCCTGCTGTCCTACACCTGCATCATCTCCAGCATCCTGAGGATTTCCTCTGCAGAGAGCAGGCACAAGACCTTCTCCACCTGTTCCTCACACCTTACTGTGGTAACGCTGTACTGCGCCAGTGGGACTTTGATTTACTTACAGCCAAAATCCAGTAATTCACAGGAGGCTAAGAAAGTCCTGGCTCTCATATACACAACTGTCATTCCCACTTTAAACCCCCTGATTTACAGCCTGAGGAATAAAGAAGTGAAAGAAGTACTAATCAGAGGGATGGCTGTGTTGATGAAGAAATAA
- the LOC129131023 gene encoding olfactory receptor 10A5-like isoform X1, producing MCSAQPALGFLPLIQQISRHPQEAPGWKQCDPGLTVSDSSQMEPAEEQDAGNHTLLSEFILSGLSSHPELQHLLFFTICFIYSMTLIGNLLICMATAHPTLHTPMYFFLRVLSFLDISTASVVVPKMLVNILSEDRSISYLGCVTQLYCVVSLASTEWYLLAAMAYDRYVAVCRPLRYPAIMSTRACLSMVLLSCCSGQVVSVLQTAWVFSLSFCGPRRINYFFCDIPPLVLLACADTSRYERQLISATVLVIFTPFCLILLSYTCIISSILRISSAESRHKTFSTCSSHLTVVTLYCASGTLIYLQPKSSNSQEAKKVLALIYTTVIPTLNPLIYSLRNKEVKEVLIRGMAVLMKK from the coding sequence AtgtgctcagcccagcctgctctAGGCTTCCTCCCTTTGATCCAGCAGATCTCCAGGCATCCCCAGGAGGCTCCTGGTTGGAAGCAGTGTGATCCTGGTCTGACAGTGTCTGATTCCTCCCAGATGGAGCCAGCAGAGGAACAAGATGCAGGAAACCACACCCTGCTGAGTGAATTCATCCTCTCTGGGTTGTCCAGCCACCCAGAACTCCAGCACCTGCTGTTCTTCACAATCTGCTTCATTTACAGCATGACCCTCATCGGGAACCTCCTCATCTGCATGGCCACAGCTCACCCCACCCTCCACACGCCCATGTACTTCTTCCTCCGCGTCCTGTCCTTCCTGGATATTTCCACAGCCTCAGTGGTCGTCCCCAAGATGCTGGTAAACATCCTGTCAGAGGACAGGAGCATCTCCTACCTGGGCTGTGTCACACAGCTCTACTGTGTGGTTTCCTTGGCGTCCACTGAGTGGTACCTGCTGGCAGCCATGGCCTACGATCGCTACGTGGCCGTGTGCCGCCCGCTGAGGTACCCGGCCATCATGAGCACCAGGGCTTGCCTCTCCAtggtgctgctctcctgctgcagtggccaggTGGTGTCGGTGCTGCAGACAGCCTGGGTGTTCAGCCTGTCCTTCTGTGGGCCCAGGAGGATCAACTACTTCTTCTGTGACATCCCGCCGCTGGTGCTGCTCGCCTGCGCGGACACGTCGCGCTACGAGCGGCAGCTGATCTCAGCCACGGTGCTCGTcatcttcacgcccttctgccTCATCCTGCTGTCCTACACCTGCATCATCTCCAGCATCCTGAGGATTTCCTCTGCAGAGAGCAGGCACAAGACCTTCTCCACCTGTTCCTCACACCTTACTGTGGTAACGCTGTACTGCGCCAGTGGGACTTTGATTTACTTACAGCCAAAATCCAGTAATTCACAGGAGGCTAAGAAAGTCCTGGCTCTCATATACACAACTGTCATTCCCACTTTAAACCCCCTGATTTACAGCCTGAGGAATAAAGAAGTGAAAGAAGTACTAATCAGAGGGATGGCTGTGTTGATGAAGAAATAA